Part of the Quercus robur chromosome 5, dhQueRobu3.1, whole genome shotgun sequence genome, TATTTCCGTGTTCAATTGTTGTGTGGTCTGGAATTAACTAACGTTCACTtcgttagggcctagttctgtaacccgctctctacaaattcattgtttaggGCTCCTTGGGCCAGAACTACCTTCCTGTTTGGCCTGGGCcccaaatcgagtccttacagaAAGGATGCCATAAGTTCCAATTCTATGGATATATAAATAACTTTGTGTCACATTTGAAATAAGTTGGTTTAATTACAAATCTAGCTCATCTTCTAATTACATTTCACTAGTCACTACCTTGATTGTTTCCTTTATTTCCTTTCTTCCCTATGCAGTTTGAGTAATTTTATgggtaccctttttttttgggtatggtaCTCACTAGTTGGTAACCTGTTATACCAGGTTAccaaaacatcacatttgatagttccatcatcacattgtgcaattctaacatcacatgtgataattcttttgtcacattcaatggttcccttatttttttctcacatttgacgatttcatcctcatattgtgcagtttcgacatcacatgtgacagtactcttgtcacatttggtggttcctttttcttttcttttttcacacaTTTGGTGGCCTCTCATTCCAAGTTACCttgacaaaagaaagaaaaaagagaaacccaCACCTGGaagaataagaaacaaaactaaaagtcAATAAGAAAACTATTTGCCTGTGTTTAaacaatgagaaaaaaaattagataagtcAATGATTGTGGCCTCTCATTCCACGTTACCttgacaaaagaaagaaaaaagagaaacctACACTTGGaagaataagaaacaaaactaaaagtcAATGAGAAAACTATTTTCCTGTGTTTAAacaatgtggaaaaaaaattagataagtcAACAATTGTGGCCTCTCATTCCACGTTACCctgacaaaagaaagaaaaaagagaaacccaCACCTGGaagaataagaaacaaaactaaaagtcAATGAGAAAACTATTTGCCtatgtttaaaaaatgagaaaaaaaaattagataagtcAACAATTGTGGCCTTCCATTCCATGTTTCCctgacaaaagaaagaaaaaagagaaacctACACCTAGaagaataagaaacaaaactaaaagtcAATGAGAAAACTATTTGCCTATGTTTAaacaatgagaaaaagaaattagatAAGTCAACAAttgtgagaaaaaagaaattagataAGTCAACAATTCTGGCCTCCCATTCCACGTGACCttgacaaaagaaagaaaaaagagaaacccaCACCTGGaagaataagaaacaaaactaaaagtcAATGAGAAAACTATTTGCCTTTGTTTAaacaatgggaaaaaaaaaattagataagtcAACAATTGTGACCTTCCATCCCACATTACCctgacaaaagaaagaaaaaagagaaacccaCACCTAGaagaataagaaacaaaactaaaagtcAATGAGAAAACTATCTACTTGTGTTTAaacattgagaaaaaaaaatagataagtcAAGAATTGTGGCCTTCTATCCCACGTGACCttgacaaaagaaagaaaaaagagaaacccaCACCTAGaagaataagaaacaaaactaaaagtcAATGAGAAAACTATCTACTTGTGTTTAaacaatgagaaaaaaaaatagataagtcAACAATTGTGGCCTTCCATCCCACGTGACCttgacaaaagaaagaaaaaagagaaacccaCACCtagaagaataagaaaaaaaactaaaagtcaATGAGAAAACTATTTGCCTATGTTTAaacaatgagaaaaaaaaattagataagtcAACAATTGTGGCCTTCCATCCTACATGACCctgataaaagaaagaaagaaaaaaaaaaacccacacctagaagaataagaaacaaaacTGAAAGCCAATGAGAAAACTATTTGCCTGTGTTTAAacaatgagaaaaaagaaattcgATAAGTCAACAATTGTGGCCTTCCATTCCACGTGACcctaacaaaagaaagaaaaagagaaacccaCACCTGAaagaataagaaacaaaaataaaagtcaatGAGAAAACTATTTGCCTGTTTTTAaacaatgagaaaaaaaaattagataagtcAACAATTGTGACCTTCCATCCCACGTTACCctgacaaaagaaagaaaaaagagaaacccatacctggaagaataagaaacaaaactaaaagtcGATGAGAAAACTATCTACTTGTGTTTAaacaatgagaaaaaaaaaaaattagataagtcAACAATTGTGACCTTCCATCCCACGTTACCctgacaaaagaaagaaaaaagagaaacccaCACCTGGaagaataagaaacaaaacTGAAAGTCAATGAGAAAACTATCAGAACAttagatttagatttaattGGTGAGGACCATTTAGTTTTAGAGGAACAGAGGAAGCTATGAAAGAGTTGAAATGGGGCAAAACTTATTATCAGAACATTAtagttttttggttttcataaCAATCTGTACAGGAAATTTCAACTATGATTTTAATATAGATGATCATAACAACAACGATAATAGGAAGACTATCTCCATATGCAAAACTGAAACccagtgagaaaaaaaaaattagattagtaaaaaaaaaatgagaaagggtTTATAGAAtcactatatatattatatatattatgatgagTTATAATTACAATATACTCACACTTCAGCTTTTCTTCCTTCAAACTTCTCTTCCTTCGTTACTATGGCCACCTCTTTTGCAACTCTCCATGTGCTTTTCTTAGTATGGTTCCTTCCCGCTACCTTCAGTTtaggcttcttcttcttcttcaaagcaGAGTCAATCTCTAATGTCTCTTGCAATGAAAAAGACAAGCAAGCCCTTCTAGCTCTCAAACGTGGTCTCACTGATCATGGACACATCCTCTCATCCTGGTCTGACCATAAAGATTGTTGTATATGGGACGGAGTTTTCTGCAACAATAATATTGGCCGAGTCTCTGAGCTCCACCTCAATTATTCGAGGCTTGGTGGTGAGATTAGTGGTTCGTTGCTCCAATTAGAACATTTGAATTACTTGGATTTGAGTAACAATGATTTTAATTGTACTCCGATCCCAACTTTCCTTGGTTCAATGTTCAGTCTCACACATCTTAACCTCTCAGGAGCTAACTTCAGTGGACTCATTCCTCATCAGCTTGGGAACCTTTCAAGCCTTCACTATCTGTCTCTTGGATCTAATTCTGACCTCTATGTAGATAACCTTCGTTGGATGTCTGGTCTCTCTGCCATTCAATACCTTGACCTGAGCTCAGCTGACCTTCACAAAGAAGTTGATTGGCTTCAAATAATGAGTAAGTTCCCATCTCTTTCAAagctatacttgcaaaattgtCAACTTGATAGCCTGAATCCATCTCTTGGATTTGTCAATTTCACGTCTCTTCGATCCCTTGATCTTTCTGGAAATCATTTCAATCATGAGATACCTAATTGGTTCTCTAATCTCAGTACAAACTTCTTAAGGCTTGACCTGTACAACAATTCTTTGAAAGGCAATATACCGCCTAGCATTTTCAATTTAGAGAAATTAGAATATCTTGATCTCGGACTTAATTCTTTAAATGGTACTATACCTTCTTGCGTTGGGAATTTATCTCATATAAGAGCATTATACCTCGACCAAAATCAGTTGAATGGCACCATTCCAAAGAGTCTTTGGCTTCTCTCTAAGTTAGAGTCGTTGTATGTCGGAACAAATTCTTTAACAGGTACCGTAGATGAAAGGCATTTCCAAAAACTCTCAAAATTAAAGAATCTCTATATGTCTGAAACACATTTGTTCTTTAATGTCAATTCCAATTGGGTCCCCCCCTTCCAACTTTACTATGCCTCCATGAGCTCAATCAATATAGGTCCCAATTTTCCTTCATGGCTACAATCACAAAAATCCCTCAGTATTTTAGATATGTCCATGTCGGGAATTTCAGGCAAAGCTCCAGGTTGGTTCTGGAATTGGGCTTCAAACATTACATATATCAATCTTTCTAACAACCACTTAGAATGTGATGTATCAGACATTTTTCTGAGTTCTACTGTCAAATTGCTCAATATAGCAAACAACTCATTTTATGGATCCATTTCTACTTTCTTAtgccaaaagaaaattagaaagaaTAAATTAGTGGTTTTAGATGTATCAAACAATCTCTTATCAGGAGAACTTTCTCACTGCTGGAAGTATTGGCAGTCTTTGATCCATTTAAACTTAGGGAGCAATAATCTAGTAGGTAGAATTTCCAACTCCATGGGGGCTTTAGTTAACCTCCATTCATTGCGTTTACAAAACAATAGCATCTATGGAGATATTCCTTCCTCATTGAAAAAGTGCTCAAATCTAAAGCTTATTGACATGGGTGATAATCATTTGTCCATCATACCACTATGGATAGGAGAAATGACAAATATTATAGTTCTCCGTCTAAGATCAAGTGAATTCAAGGGTTATATACCTCAACAAATATGCCAACTTTCTTCTCTTAGAGTATTGGATCTtgctaataataatttatcaggATCCATACCAAACTGCTTGAAAAATATCAGCGCCATGGCATTACCAGATTCCTATGATATttcattatcttattttatggATTTTATATATCCATTTACATCCTATGTTGAGAATGTTCAGTTGGTTCCtaaagggaatgaaatggaatacAAAGAGAACCTTAAATTAGTTAAGCTCATAGACCTTTCAAGTAACAACTTGTCCGGATCAATCCCTACTGAAATTTCAGATCTTTCCGAATTACGTTTTTTGAATTTGTCTCGAAATCATTTGATGGGAAAGATACCAGAAAAAATTGGGAGTATGAAAGAGTTAGAGTCAGTTGATCTCTCACGAAATCATTTATCGGGTGAAATTCCTCCAAGCATGTCTAATTTGACATTTCTTAGTTTCTTGGACTTGTCATACAATAACTTCTTAGGTAGAATTCCTTCAAGCACCCAGCTTCAATCATTTGATGCCCTTAGGTATATTGGAAATCCTCAGTTATATGGTGATCCTCTTCCAAAAAGCTGCACAATTGAGGAACTATCTTTGAATAGATCACCAGTTGGTAGTGTTGAAGATGATTCTAAAAACTCCAGCTTCTACATTGGTATGGGAGTTGGATTCACAACTGGCTTTTGGGCAATTTGTGAAGCTCTCTTCTTTAATAGGACTTGGAGGCGTGCTTATTTTAGATTTGCTGATGAAGTAAAAGATTGGATTTATGAGACTACAATgataaagatgaatttattGGAAAAGCTAAGAGTCTGCCTTAGTAAGTGAAGCATCGTTATCTAGCCAAAAGGTATTGCTTCAAGTTATATGTCCTTAATATTGTTTCTTTCATGTTAATGTTGTAGTCAACTACTTTGAATATTCAATTTAATTCATAGCTAAAGGTGATAGTCATTTGGATTTTATTTCACAAATATGACATAACTTTAGCCTTGGTTTGTGACAATAgttttactgaaaatactgttCCCTATTTCAAAAAACTGGTTTCTCATTTCGGGACCAACAAACTCTACTCAATTGAGCCAAATCTATGACTGTTATTGAATTGAGTTGGGTTTTTGATAACAATATTAGTCATAAAGATGAAAACTTTCTTTCATTTATGCTATgctttcttatcttcttctccttctt contains:
- the LOC126725060 gene encoding receptor-like protein EIX2, which encodes MGALVNLHSLRLQNNSIYGDIPSSLKKCSNLKLIDMGDNHLSIIPLWIGEMTNIIVLRLRSSEFKGYIPQQICQLSSLRVLDLANNNLSGSIPNCLKNISAMALPDSYDISLSYFMDFIYPFTSYVENVQLVPKGNEMEYKENLKLVKLIDLSSNNLSGSIPTEISDLSELRFLNLSRNHLMGKIPEKIGSMKELESVDLSRNHLSGEIPPSMSNLTFLSFLDLSYNNFLGRIPSSTQLQSFDALRYIGNPQLYGDPLPKSCTIEELSLNRSPVGSVEDDSKNSSFYIGMGVGFTTGFWAICEALFFNRTWRRAYFRFADEVKDWIYETTMIKMNLLEKLRVCLSK